The Bombus pyrosoma isolate SC7728 linkage group LG3, ASM1482585v1, whole genome shotgun sequence genome has a segment encoding these proteins:
- the LOC122566050 gene encoding lysophospholipase D GDPD1-like isoform X4 — MLELDCHLTKDGEVVVCHDHNLLRSTGTNKSISEVNYKDLPLLKPRLPIDFDPDVEYIGTEKEEDRRFALLKEVFEAFPNIPINIDIKVNSDELITKVSNLIKEYNREEYTVWGNFNDDITQKCYKTNPNINLLFSMRRVTLLIVFLYTGLLPFIPLKETHLEIFLPSIYLRCKGSPSIKFLPLEKIIIRTINVLLMRKCLFNHLRTRGIHIYFWVLNEEEEFKKAFDLGATGVMTDYPTKLKLFLSNCSIE; from the exons ATGTTAGAATTGGATTGTCATTTGACAAAAGATGGAGAAGTAGTTGTATGTCATGACCATAATCTTTTACGTAGTACAGGcacaaataaaagtatttcagAAGTAAATTACAAAGATCTACCTCTATTGAAACCACGTCTTCCAATAGATTTTGATCCAG ATGTAGAATATATTGGCacagagaaggaagaagatagAAGATTTGCTTTATTGAAAGAAGTATTTGAAGCATTCCctaatataccaattaatattgatattaaagtTAACAGTGATGAACTTATAACCAAAGtatctaatttaataaagGAATATAATCGGGAGGAGTATACTGTATGGGGAAACTTTAACGATGACATAACACAGAAATGTTATAAGACG AATcctaatataaatttgttattttccatGAGACGTGTAACTCTGTTGATAGTTTTCTTATACACTGGTTTATTACCATTTATACCTCTAAAGGAAACACATTTAGAGATATTTCTACCTTCCATTTATTTAAG aTGCAAAGGAAGTCCAAGTATAAAATTCTTACCcttggaaaaaataattataaggACTATTAATGTATTACTAATGAGGAAGTGcttatttaatcatttaagAACTCGTGGAATACAT ATCTATTTTTGGGTCttaaatgaagaagaagaatttaagAAAGCTTTTGATCTTGGAGCTACTGGTGTAATGACAGATTATcctacaaaattaaaattatttttaagtaattgtTCTATCGAATAA
- the LOC122566041 gene encoding transcription elongation factor SPT4, whose translation METVAKDLRGLRACLVCSLVKTFDQFEFDGCDNCDEFLRMKNNKDNVFDCTSSNFDGMIAAMSPEDSWVCKWQRINRFCKGVYAISVSGRLPAGVIRDMKSRGIAYRPRDTSQR comes from the exons atgGAAACCGTTGCTAAAGATTTACGTGGTCTAAGAGCTTGTTTAGTATGTTCTTTGGTCAAG ACATTTGATCAATTTGAATTTGATGGTTGCGATAATTGCGATGAATTTTTACGTATGAAGAATAATAAGGATAATGTTTTTGATTGTACAAGCTCCAATTTCGATGG TATGATTGCTGCTATGAGTCCTGAGGATAGTTGGGTTTGCAAATGGCAAAGAATAA aTCGGTTTTGCAAAGGTGTATATGCAATATCAGTATCAGGACGATTACCAGCAGGTGTTATAAGAGATATGAAAAGCAGAGGAATAGCGTACAGGCCACGTGATACAAGCCaaagataa
- the LOC122566050 gene encoding lysophospholipase D GDPD1-like isoform X1: MLLYTLVGGYMLTSMILFKYPTLLHKKKQVKFMCQHISHRGGAGEGYENTMHAFKRAVAIGTQMLELDCHLTKDGEVVVCHDHNLLRSTGTNKSISEVNYKDLPLLKPRLPIDFDPDVEYIGTEKEEDRRFALLKEVFEAFPNIPINIDIKVNSDELITKVSNLIKEYNREEYTVWGNFNDDITQKCYKTNPNINLLFSMRRVTLLIVFLYTGLLPFIPLKETHLEIFLPSIYLRCKGSPSIKFLPLEKIIIRTINVLLMRKCLFNHLRTRGIHIYFWVLNEEEEFKKAFDLGATGVMTDYPTKLKLFLSNCSIE; this comes from the exons atgttgttgTATACATTAGTAGGAGGTTATATGTTAACGTCAatgatactttttaaatatccaacgttattacataaaaagaaacaagtgaAATTTATGTGCCAGCATATCAGCCACAGAGGGG gGGCAGGTGAAGGCTATGAAAACACGATGCATGCTTTTAAACG AGCTGTAGCGATTGGTACACAAATGTTAGAATTGGATTGTCATTTGACAAAAGATGGAGAAGTAGTTGTATGTCATGACCATAATCTTTTACGTAGTACAGGcacaaataaaagtatttcagAAGTAAATTACAAAGATCTACCTCTATTGAAACCACGTCTTCCAATAGATTTTGATCCAG ATGTAGAATATATTGGCacagagaaggaagaagatagAAGATTTGCTTTATTGAAAGAAGTATTTGAAGCATTCCctaatataccaattaatattgatattaaagtTAACAGTGATGAACTTATAACCAAAGtatctaatttaataaagGAATATAATCGGGAGGAGTATACTGTATGGGGAAACTTTAACGATGACATAACACAGAAATGTTATAAGACG AATcctaatataaatttgttattttccatGAGACGTGTAACTCTGTTGATAGTTTTCTTATACACTGGTTTATTACCATTTATACCTCTAAAGGAAACACATTTAGAGATATTTCTACCTTCCATTTATTTAAG aTGCAAAGGAAGTCCAAGTATAAAATTCTTACCcttggaaaaaataattataaggACTATTAATGTATTACTAATGAGGAAGTGcttatttaatcatttaagAACTCGTGGAATACAT ATCTATTTTTGGGTCttaaatgaagaagaagaatttaagAAAGCTTTTGATCTTGGAGCTACTGGTGTAATGACAGATTATcctacaaaattaaaattatttttaagtaattgtTCTATCGAATAA
- the LOC122566028 gene encoding synergin gamma-like, whose product MNKTHMDKRLNQLPTWLWTNSTTLPPIYKMVWEAVREDKLRTNGMQTELLVDTNKVFPLLLTSQLPTEVLGHIWNLANQKYAGQLTEQELYIVLALVAAAQASYTFNSLDILHLLPFPPTPYLNIECLMNLQPVTQLNSAAKIQNLQESSEIGFISSDERYSLEVKGKMKLHQQGVISSDLNVQMTNNVPGKISCFDNKSYVSSTTIWDSNNVSKDMKQTSRPQLDSKHQPTADLCDDFSEFQSAPISNIPNIPIWDTKQGSAIGSRLANHNLGIKKPMEKSKKNNINAKSAHGTTQTRITSLPLTTMSQSKDQSTLDCLSELFPKCAIKNQSKTVILKDTVIRNNDPPKDHSENVKDYTSTEIINLPNDKDVLNKLEWMDKASSTTMESTQQDLMNLQLVEDKYSALRALVQETTVSTEPEANASYSNQSTDEFGEFVSAEQPASNTPATNALDTDSFADIFTDFEFRSTNNNNANAADFNLMPDISESFDNLKLEDNVEERSLEIGKALQKEDAISINSIEFMNGASNALTRSGSVPSLDLKSFLPSNTEDEQIVDTTHQSEYWEWKQYMESCVLLLQVAANIFTNISSELVLHEVLNSVQGYNFLCNLAEVAAVCRRVNFSYKEMDINIIGFDELLMDIDRIWAEMEPFYANIPIVTELPAWPLHQGEAICCSLCLTVITSGRVVYNENNYHVTCANLWLNCVNNNLPVMRHPVCSHSNMCPGNNHI is encoded by the exons atgaacAAAACTCACATGGATAAAAGACTGAATCAATTGCCAACTTGGCTGTGGACTAATTCCACTACTTTACCACCAATCTATAAGATGGTATGGGAAGCGGTGAGAGAGGACAAACTCAGAACCAATGGAATGCAAACCGAGCTATTGGTCGATACAAACAAAGTCTTTCCTTTATTGCTCACTAGTCAGCTTCCTACGGAAGTCCTTGGACACATATGGAATTTGGCAAATCAAAAGTATGCTGGACAACTCACAGAGCAAGAACTATATATTGTTCTTGCTCTTGTTGCTGCAGCACAGGCTTCTTACACGTTCAATAGCCTAGATATATTACATCTACTTCCATTTCCACCTACTCCTTATTTGAACATTGAATGTTTAATGAATCTACAGCCTGTAACTCAGTTAAATTCTGCAGCTAAGATTCAAAACCTTCAAGAAAGTTCTGAAATCGGGTTTATTAGCTCTGATGAAAGATATTCCTTGGAAgttaaaggaaaaatgaaattgcatcAACAAGGAGTCATATCTTCAGACTTAAATGTGCAAATGACAAACAATGTACCTGGAAAAATTTCATGTTTTGATAATAAGTCTTATGTCTCTTCTACTACCATATGGGATTCAAATAATGTATCAAAGGATATGAAGCAAACTTCCCGCCCTCAATTAGATTCTAAACATCAACCAACAGCAGATCTGTGTGATGACTTTTCTGAATTTCAAAGTGCTCCAATTTCTAACATTCCTAATATTCCAATTTGGGATACAAAACAGGGCTCAGCCATTGGAAGTAGACTTGCAAATCATAATTTAGGTATTAAAAAACCAATGGAGAAGTcaaagaagaataatataaatgctAAATCTGCTCATGGCACTACTCAAACGCGTATTACATCTTTACCATTAACTACAATGTCTCAGAGTAAAGATCAATCAACATTGGATTGCTTATCAGAATTATTTCCTAAGTgtgcaataaaaaatcaatctAAAACAGTAATTCTTAAGGATACAGTGATAAGAAATAATGATCCGCCCAAGGACCATAGTGAGAATGTAAAAGATTATACAAGtacagaaattataaatttacctAATGACAAAGATGTGTTGAATAAGTTAGAATGGATGGATAAG GCTTCATCAACAACAATGGAATCCACTCAACAGGATCTTATGAATCTACAACTTGTTGAAGATAAATATAGTGCCTTGCGTGCATTGGTTCAAGAAACAACTGTGTCAACTGAACCAGAGGCAAACGCAAGTTACAGCAATCAATCAACTGATGAATTTGGAGAATTTGTGTCTGCAGAACAACCTGCTAGTAATACTCCTGCCACAAATGCTTTAGATACTGACAGTTTTGCCGatatttttacagattttGAGTTTAGATCTACTAACAATAATAATGCAAACGCAGCAGATTTTAATCTTATGCCAGATATTTCTGAATCATTTGACAATCTTAAGCTTGAGGATAATGTAGAAGAACGCTCCTTAGAGATAG GGAAAGCTCTTCAGAAGGAAGATGCCATATCAATTAATAGTATAGAATTCATGAACGGTGCATCAAATGCATTAACTCGATCAGGATCTGTGCCTAGTTTAGATCTTAAGTCTTTCTTACCGTCAAATACTGAAGATGAGCAAATAGTAGATACTACACATCAG TCAGAATATTGGGAATGGAAGCAATACATGGAGAGCTGTGTGTTATTATTACAAGTAGctgcaaatatatttacaaatattagttCAGAACTTGTATTACATGAAGTTTTAAATTCAGTACAAGGATACAACTTTCTATGCA aTTTAGCCGAAGTCGCAGCTGTTTGTAGACGggttaatttttcatataaggAAATGGATATCAATATAATAGGTTTTGATGAGCTATTAATGGATATTGATCGAATTTGGGCAGAAATGGAACCATTTTATGCAAACATACca ATTGTTACGGAATTACCAGCTTGGCCTTTACATCAAGGTGAAGCCATTTGTTGTTCACTTTGTTTAACAGTTATTACTAGTGGCAGGGTagtttataatgaaaataattatcacgTTACTTGTGCTAATCTATGGCTTAATTGTGTAAACAATAATTTGCCCGTGATGCGGCATCCAGTCTGTTCTCATTCGAATATGTGTCCaggtaacaatcatatttga
- the LOC122566038 gene encoding protein mago nashi homolog produces MSTDFYIRYYVGHKGKFGHEFLEFEFRPDGKLRYANNSNYKNDTMIRKEAYVHQCVMEELKRIIQDSEIMQEDDSLWPQPDRVGRQELEIVIGDEHISFTTSKTGSLLDVNQSRDPEGLRCFYYLVQDLKCLVFSLIGLHFKIKPI; encoded by the coding sequence ATGTCGACGGATTtttatatacgatattatgTAGGTCATAAAGGAAAATTCGGTCATGAATTTCTCGAGTTTGAATTTAGACCTGATGGTAAACTACGATATgcgaataattcaaattacaaGAATGATACAATGATTCGAAAAGAAGCGTATGTACATCAGTGCGTGATGGAAGAACTAAAGAGGATTATTCAAGACTCTGAAATTATGCAGGAAGACGATTCTTTGTGGCCACAACCAGATCGCGTTGGACGGCAAGAATTAGAGATTGTAATTGGCGATGAACATATTTCGTTTACGACTTCGAAAACTGGTTCTTTATTAGACGTAAATCAATCACGGGATCCAGAAGGACTTAGATGCTTCTATTATCTTGTACAAGATTTGAAATGCTTAGTGTTTTCTCTCATTGGACTacactttaaaataaaacctatataa
- the LOC122566037 gene encoding uncharacterized protein LOC122566037 isoform X2, with amino-acid sequence MKPGDGTKVSTAKTVASEPTATDKENLVGGRRMLRSTLIAKETHKGEVNEKSKNDEKSKRKKITLKDKAVQTARGRKIKIEVEDLTSEAGPSENYWEVLAERRRIALEDALEDNKELIERVEKLEEENRIYKEMLEESRSLVEVLQEMLGEDRNDINNSLEDTI; translated from the exons ATGAAACCTGGAGATGGCACAAAGGTTTCTACCGCCAAAACTGTTGCTTCTGAG CCAACAGCCACTGACAAAGAAAATCTAGTTGGTGGTAGGAGGATGCTGAGATCCACCCTAATAGCAAAAGAAACACATAAAGG cgaagtaaatgaaaaatctaaaaatgatGAGAAATCAAAACGTAAGAAAATAACTTTAAAAGATAAAGCAGTTCAAACTgcgagaggaagaaaaataaaaattgaagttgAAGACTTAACATCTGAAG CTGGACCTAGTGAAAACTACTGGGAAGTCTTGGCTGAAAGACGGCGGATAGCGCTTGAGGATGCATTAGAAGATAACAAAGAATTGATTGAGCGTGTTGagaaattagaagaagaaaatcgcatatataaagaaatgttGGAAGAATCGAGATCACTTGTTGAAGTTTTACAG GAAATGCTTGGAGAAGATAggaatgatataaataattctttagaaGATAccatttaa
- the LOC122566050 gene encoding lysophospholipase D GDPD1-like isoform X3 gives MHAFKRAVAIGTQMLELDCHLTKDGEVVVCHDHNLLRSTGTNKSISEVNYKDLPLLKPRLPIDFDPDVEYIGTEKEEDRRFALLKEVFEAFPNIPINIDIKVNSDELITKVSNLIKEYNREEYTVWGNFNDDITQKCYKTNPNINLLFSMRRVTLLIVFLYTGLLPFIPLKETHLEIFLPSIYLRCKGSPSIKFLPLEKIIIRTINVLLMRKCLFNHLRTRGIHIYFWVLNEEEEFKKAFDLGATGVMTDYPTKLKLFLSNCSIE, from the exons ATGCATGCTTTTAAACG AGCTGTAGCGATTGGTACACAAATGTTAGAATTGGATTGTCATTTGACAAAAGATGGAGAAGTAGTTGTATGTCATGACCATAATCTTTTACGTAGTACAGGcacaaataaaagtatttcagAAGTAAATTACAAAGATCTACCTCTATTGAAACCACGTCTTCCAATAGATTTTGATCCAG ATGTAGAATATATTGGCacagagaaggaagaagatagAAGATTTGCTTTATTGAAAGAAGTATTTGAAGCATTCCctaatataccaattaatattgatattaaagtTAACAGTGATGAACTTATAACCAAAGtatctaatttaataaagGAATATAATCGGGAGGAGTATACTGTATGGGGAAACTTTAACGATGACATAACACAGAAATGTTATAAGACG AATcctaatataaatttgttattttccatGAGACGTGTAACTCTGTTGATAGTTTTCTTATACACTGGTTTATTACCATTTATACCTCTAAAGGAAACACATTTAGAGATATTTCTACCTTCCATTTATTTAAG aTGCAAAGGAAGTCCAAGTATAAAATTCTTACCcttggaaaaaataattataaggACTATTAATGTATTACTAATGAGGAAGTGcttatttaatcatttaagAACTCGTGGAATACAT ATCTATTTTTGGGTCttaaatgaagaagaagaatttaagAAAGCTTTTGATCTTGGAGCTACTGGTGTAATGACAGATTATcctacaaaattaaaattatttttaagtaattgtTCTATCGAATAA
- the LOC122566037 gene encoding geminin isoform X1 → MKPGDGTKVSTAKTVASEDKVRKSLHVLQPTATDKENLVGGRRMLRSTLIAKETHKGEVNEKSKNDEKSKRKKITLKDKAVQTARGRKIKIEVEDLTSEAGPSENYWEVLAERRRIALEDALEDNKELIERVEKLEEENRIYKEMLEESRSLVEVLQEMLGEDRNDINNSLEDTI, encoded by the exons ATGAAACCTGGAGATGGCACAAAGGTTTCTACCGCCAAAACTGTTGCTTCTGAG GATAAGGTCAGAAAGTCTTTGCACGTTTTGCAGCCAACAGCCACTGACAAAGAAAATCTAGTTGGTGGTAGGAGGATGCTGAGATCCACCCTAATAGCAAAAGAAACACATAAAGG cgaagtaaatgaaaaatctaaaaatgatGAGAAATCAAAACGTAAGAAAATAACTTTAAAAGATAAAGCAGTTCAAACTgcgagaggaagaaaaataaaaattgaagttgAAGACTTAACATCTGAAG CTGGACCTAGTGAAAACTACTGGGAAGTCTTGGCTGAAAGACGGCGGATAGCGCTTGAGGATGCATTAGAAGATAACAAAGAATTGATTGAGCGTGTTGagaaattagaagaagaaaatcgcatatataaagaaatgttGGAAGAATCGAGATCACTTGTTGAAGTTTTACAG GAAATGCTTGGAGAAGATAggaatgatataaataattctttagaaGATAccatttaa